In uncultured Bacteroides sp., one genomic interval encodes:
- a CDS encoding Lrp/AsnC ligand binding domain-containing protein: MGYHQLDRLDKEILRLIADNARIPFLEVARACNVSGAAIHQRIQKLTNLGILKGSEYVIDPEKIGYETCAYIGLYLKDPSSFEAVRKALEDIPEVVECHFTTGQYDMFIKIYAKNNHHLLSVIHDKLQPLGLARTETLISFHEAIKRQMPILDDEDDEEGI; encoded by the coding sequence ATGGGATATCATCAATTAGATCGTTTGGATAAAGAAATTCTTAGACTGATAGCAGATAATGCTAGAATTCCTTTCCTGGAAGTAGCACGCGCATGTAATGTTTCTGGAGCAGCAATTCATCAACGCATACAAAAACTAACCAATTTAGGTATATTGAAAGGATCTGAATATGTGATTGATCCGGAGAAAATTGGCTATGAAACATGTGCATATATTGGACTTTACTTAAAAGATCCATCTAGCTTTGAGGCGGTAAGAAAAGCCTTGGAAGATATACCAGAGGTTGTGGAATGCCATTTTACTACCGGCCAGTATGATATGTTTATTAAGATTTATGCAAAGAATAATCACCATTTACTTAGTGTTATTCATGATAAACTTCAGCCACTTGGCTTAGCGCGCACAGAAACACTGATTTCTTTCCACGAAGCCATCAAACGTCAGATGCCAATCCTGGATGATGAAGATGATGAAGAAGGTATTTAA
- a CDS encoding thymidylate synthase, which yields MKQYLDLLDRVMKEGTRKSDRTGTGTISVFGHQMRFNMDDGFPCLTTKKLHLKSIIHELLWFLQGDTNIKYLQDNGVRIWNEWADENGELGHIYGYQWRSWPDYKGGHIDQIKEIVDTIKNNPDSRRMLVSAWNVADIDSMKLPPCHILFQFYVADGRLSLQLYQRSADIFLGVPFNIASYALLLQMMAQVTGLKAGDFIHTLGDAHIYVNHLEQVQLQLSREPRPLPKMKINPDVKDIFSFKFEDFELTDYNPHPHIKGIVSV from the coding sequence ATGAAACAATATTTGGATTTACTCGACAGAGTCATGAAAGAAGGTACCCGGAAAAGCGATCGTACGGGAACCGGAACTATTAGTGTATTCGGACATCAGATGCGTTTTAATATGGACGATGGCTTTCCATGTTTAACAACCAAAAAGCTTCATCTGAAATCGATAATCCATGAACTTCTTTGGTTTTTGCAAGGAGATACAAACATTAAATATCTTCAGGACAATGGTGTAAGAATCTGGAACGAATGGGCCGACGAGAATGGTGAGTTGGGACATATTTATGGTTATCAATGGCGTTCGTGGCCCGATTATAAAGGAGGACATATTGACCAGATAAAAGAGATTGTTGATACTATTAAAAACAATCCAGACTCTCGCCGTATGCTTGTTAGTGCCTGGAATGTTGCAGATATTGATAGCATGAAGCTTCCTCCTTGCCATATTTTATTTCAGTTTTACGTAGCCGACGGAAGATTGAGTTTACAACTTTATCAACGTAGCGCTGATATATTCTTAGGAGTTCCATTTAATATAGCTTCCTATGCTTTATTGCTTCAGATGATGGCACAGGTTACGGGACTTAAAGCCGGTGATTTCATTCATACTCTTGGAGATGCACATATCTATGTAAATCACCTCGAACAAGTGCAGCTTCAACTTTCAAGAGAACCTCGCCCGCTTCCTAAAATGAAAATTAATCCGGATGTGAAAGATATATTCAGTTTCAAATTCGAAGATTTTGAACTTACTGACTATAATCCACATCCTCATATTAAAGGTATAGTATCTGTATAA
- a CDS encoding dihydrofolate reductase, protein MTKVSIIVAASLNNAIGRGNQLIYRVPNDMKRFKELTTGHTIIMGRKTFESLPKGALPNRRNLVLSTNPNAEFAGAERFSSLDEAIAACKDEKEVFIIGGDSVYKQAMPKADAIYLTLVEDITKDADAFFPEIKSEEWKETGREPHSIDEKHNYPYIFINYERR, encoded by the coding sequence ATGACTAAAGTCTCAATTATTGTTGCAGCATCACTTAATAATGCTATTGGCCGGGGTAACCAGCTTATATACAGAGTACCTAATGATATGAAACGTTTTAAAGAACTAACAACCGGGCATACCATAATTATGGGTAGGAAAACTTTTGAATCCTTACCAAAGGGGGCTTTGCCAAACAGGCGAAACCTGGTTCTTTCTACAAATCCTAATGCAGAGTTTGCCGGAGCAGAAAGGTTTTCATCGTTAGATGAAGCTATAGCAGCTTGCAAAGATGAGAAAGAAGTATTTATTATAGGAGGAGATAGTGTATATAAACAGGCAATGCCTAAGGCAGACGCAATTTATCTGACATTAGTTGAAGACATAACTAAAGATGCAGATGCATTTTTCCCTGAAATAAAAAGTGAAGAATGGAAAGAAACGGGCAGAGAACCTCATTCCATTGATGAGAAGCACAACTACCCGTATATTTTTATTAATTATGAAAGGCGTTAA